In Halorientalis sp. LT38, a genomic segment contains:
- the nadA gene encoding quinolinate synthase NadA gives METARFETDLSLFKYDDLEQLPPAYRDLDEVARTERIEAALAELGDDVVILGHNYQRREIVEHADFVGDSYQLSKEAAAADADYVIFGGVTFMAESADIITDDDQSVILPSMEASCPMAGMAEALQVDAAWAELTAATDDDIVPITYMNSYADLKAFCAEQGGLVCTSSNAHRAFEYAFERGEKVLFLPDKHLGENTAHRLGLEDEIVEWDPWDPESKDASAAVENDVILWDGYCQVHERFRESHVEDLREERPDANVVVHPECRREVVEAADVVGSTATICETVAEADPGEAWAIGTEIHLANHLDRWHPEVEVLPLCGDACMDCNAMRQIDPNYLTWVLEELVEGRERNVIEVAPAEKELAQVALDRMLEI, from the coding sequence ATGGAAACAGCGCGGTTCGAGACCGACCTGAGTCTCTTCAAATACGACGACCTGGAACAGCTCCCGCCGGCCTATCGCGACCTCGACGAAGTCGCGCGCACCGAGCGCATCGAGGCCGCACTGGCCGAGCTGGGCGACGACGTGGTCATCCTGGGCCACAACTACCAGCGCCGGGAGATCGTCGAACACGCCGACTTCGTCGGCGACTCCTACCAGCTCTCGAAGGAGGCCGCCGCGGCCGACGCCGACTACGTGATCTTCGGCGGCGTGACGTTCATGGCCGAGTCCGCCGACATCATCACCGACGACGATCAGTCCGTGATCCTCCCGAGCATGGAGGCGTCCTGCCCGATGGCCGGGATGGCGGAAGCGCTGCAGGTCGACGCCGCGTGGGCGGAACTCACCGCCGCGACCGACGACGACATCGTGCCGATCACCTACATGAACAGCTACGCCGACCTGAAGGCCTTCTGCGCCGAGCAGGGCGGGCTGGTCTGTACCTCCTCGAACGCCCACCGGGCCTTCGAGTACGCCTTCGAGAGGGGCGAGAAGGTCCTCTTCCTCCCGGACAAGCACCTCGGGGAGAACACGGCTCACAGGTTGGGACTGGAGGACGAGATCGTCGAGTGGGACCCCTGGGATCCCGAGAGCAAAGACGCGAGCGCCGCGGTCGAGAACGACGTGATCCTCTGGGACGGCTACTGCCAGGTCCACGAGCGATTCCGCGAGAGTCACGTCGAGGACCTGCGCGAGGAACGCCCGGACGCCAACGTCGTCGTCCACCCGGAGTGCCGTCGGGAGGTCGTCGAGGCCGCCGACGTGGTCGGGTCCACCGCGACCATCTGCGAGACGGTCGCCGAGGCCGACCCCGGCGAGGCCTGGGCCATCGGCACGGAGATCCACCTCGCGAACCACCTCGACCGCTGGCACCCGGAGGTGGAGGTCCTGCCGCTCTGCGGCGACGCCTGCATGGACTGCAACGCCATGCGCCAGATCGACCCCAACTACCTGACCTGGGTGCTCGAGGAACTCGTCGAGGGCCGCGAACGCAACGTGATCGAGGTCGCGCCCGCGGAGAAGGAACTGGCACAGGTCGCACTCGACCGGATGCTGGAGATCTGA